The Thermonema lapsum genome window below encodes:
- a CDS encoding RNA polymerase sigma factor, translated as MNSTSDFGHILQEAAASLRPFAFRMVKDKEAVDDLIQETLYKALNNKDKFSAGTNLKAWLYTIMKNTFISQYQKNSRRQTFVDTTENQHFINSGERIAYNDALSNLSTQEIIDAIESLAEHYRVPFLMYYRGFKYQEIAERLDIPIGTVKNRIHIARKQLKEKLSKA; from the coding sequence ATGAACTCAACCAGCGATTTCGGGCATATCTTACAAGAGGCGGCTGCCTCGCTGCGCCCCTTTGCCTTTCGTATGGTCAAAGATAAAGAAGCTGTCGATGACCTGATTCAAGAAACTTTGTATAAAGCCCTCAATAATAAAGACAAGTTTTCTGCAGGCACCAACCTAAAAGCTTGGCTTTACACCATCATGAAAAACACTTTTATTTCCCAATATCAGAAAAACAGCCGCCGACAGACATTTGTAGATACCACCGAAAACCAGCATTTCATCAACTCCGGCGAACGCATCGCCTACAATGACGCACTGAGCAATCTGAGCACACAGGAAATCATAGATGCCATTGAAAGCCTCGCCGAACACTATCGCGTCCCTTTTCTTATGTATTATCGCGGCTTCAAATACCAAGAAATTGCTGAACGTCTGGACATACCCATTGGCACCGTGAAAAACCGTATTCACATTGCTCGTAAGCAGTTAAAAGAAAAATTGTCGAAAGCCTAA